The Tistrella mobilis genome window below encodes:
- the hmpA gene encoding NO-inducible flavohemoprotein, with product MLSDATITLVKATVPVLRTHGEAITTRFYERLLAAPEIAAMFDPAHQRDGSQPRALAAAVLAYAEHIDNLGALAGAVERIAHKHVAVQVRPEQYDVVGANLLAAISDVLGDAATPPILAAWGEAYGLLAKVFIDREAALAGEGAARPGGWRGFRRFVVEAVTEESRVIKSFLLAPEDGGPLPDFAPGQYLTLRLTRADGSQLLRHYSLAGRAANGRWRIAVKREPEGRGSGLLHDTIRPGAVLEVAPPAGDFFLDAATSRPILLLGAGVGQTPLLAMVETLAATRPDHPVIWAHAAIDGETHAFGAHLRALAEATPGLDLHIAYERPGVSDRVGVTHHSVGRFDAARIAGLLPDCEIDVYMCGPREFQKAQARHLIAAGVAPANIRYELFGVTDEAILGAA from the coding sequence ATGTTGAGCGACGCGACCATCACCCTGGTCAAGGCAACGGTGCCCGTGCTGCGCACCCATGGCGAGGCCATCACCACCCGGTTCTACGAGCGCCTGCTGGCCGCCCCGGAGATCGCGGCGATGTTCGATCCGGCGCATCAGCGCGACGGTTCGCAGCCGCGGGCGCTGGCGGCGGCCGTGCTGGCCTATGCCGAGCATATCGACAATCTCGGCGCGCTGGCGGGCGCGGTGGAGCGCATCGCCCACAAGCATGTCGCGGTCCAGGTGCGGCCCGAGCAGTATGATGTGGTGGGGGCCAATCTGCTGGCCGCGATCTCGGACGTGCTGGGCGATGCCGCGACCCCGCCGATCCTGGCCGCCTGGGGCGAGGCCTATGGTCTGCTCGCAAAGGTGTTCATCGATCGCGAGGCGGCGCTGGCCGGCGAGGGGGCGGCGCGGCCGGGCGGCTGGCGTGGCTTCCGACGCTTCGTGGTCGAGGCGGTCACCGAGGAAAGCCGGGTGATCAAGAGTTTCCTGCTGGCGCCTGAGGATGGTGGGCCGCTGCCGGATTTCGCGCCCGGCCAGTATCTGACCCTGCGCCTGACCCGTGCTGATGGCAGCCAGCTGCTGCGCCATTACAGCCTGGCCGGCCGCGCTGCCAATGGCCGCTGGCGGATTGCGGTGAAGCGCGAACCCGAAGGCCGCGGGTCGGGCCTGCTGCACGACACCATCCGCCCGGGTGCGGTGCTGGAGGTGGCGCCGCCGGCGGGCGACTTCTTCCTGGACGCGGCGACGTCGCGACCGATCCTGCTGCTGGGCGCCGGCGTCGGCCAGACGCCGCTGCTGGCCATGGTCGAGACCCTGGCCGCCACCCGGCCCGATCATCCGGTGATCTGGGCGCATGCAGCGATCGACGGCGAAACCCACGCCTTCGGCGCCCATCTGCGTGCGCTCGCCGAGGCGACGCCCGGCCTGGATCTGCACATTGCCTATGAGCGTCCGGGCGTATCCGACCGGGTGGGCGTGACCCATCATTCGGTCGGCCGCTTCGATGCGGCGCGGATTGCCGGGCTGCTGCCCGATTGCGAGATCGATGTCTATATGTGCGGGCCCCGGGAGTTCCAGAAGGCACAGGCCCGACACCTGATTGCGGCCGGGGTCGCGCCTGCAAACATCCGCTACGAACTGTTCGGGGTGACCGACGAGGCCATCCTCGGCGCCGCCTGA
- a CDS encoding glycosyltransferase family protein: protein MNGARVLIYSHDSFGLGHLRRCREIAHGLVGTFPDMSVLILSGSPIIGSFDFRTRTDFVRVPGVIKLRNGDYTSLKLKMDVDHILKLRGAIIERTAEVFEPDVFIVDKEPLGLRGEVTRTLKRLKRRGTRLVLGLRDVMDEPAQLAPEWKRKRVLPALRDLYDDIWVYGLPEIHDPLEGIDLPADVRAKMTFTGYLRREAMRGAASERIQSLVAGAPYILVTTGGGGDGEELIDWVLKAYEQHGQSLPHRAVLVLGPFMNREARDRLRARAQKLDKIEALTFDANIETLMAGALGVVAMGGYNTFCEILSLDKPAVIVPRTEPRLEQFIRADRAERLGLTRMLLDPGPDRSAAAMADALRGLEHQPHPSSVMPAGMLDGLDAVADLVGAELDRRGRPQTRIRQVAGGSAGPIQTSQVAAAPDEETWSDEADFGTRRRAAP from the coding sequence ATGAACGGCGCGCGTGTGCTGATCTACAGCCACGACAGCTTCGGGCTCGGCCATCTGCGCAGATGCCGCGAGATTGCGCACGGCCTGGTCGGGACATTCCCCGACATGTCGGTGCTGATCCTCTCGGGTTCGCCGATCATCGGCAGCTTCGATTTCAGAACCCGCACCGATTTCGTTCGGGTGCCGGGTGTGATCAAGCTGCGCAATGGCGACTACACCTCGCTGAAGCTCAAGATGGACGTCGACCACATCCTGAAGCTCAGGGGGGCGATCATCGAGCGCACGGCCGAGGTCTTTGAACCCGATGTCTTCATCGTGGACAAGGAACCGCTGGGCCTGCGCGGCGAAGTCACGCGCACGCTGAAGCGATTGAAGCGCCGCGGCACCCGGCTGGTGCTGGGGCTGCGCGATGTGATGGACGAGCCCGCCCAGCTGGCGCCCGAATGGAAGCGCAAGCGGGTGCTGCCGGCATTGCGCGACCTCTATGACGACATCTGGGTCTACGGTCTGCCGGAAATCCATGATCCGCTGGAGGGCATCGACCTGCCGGCGGATGTCCGCGCCAAGATGACCTTCACCGGCTATCTGCGCCGCGAGGCCATGCGCGGCGCCGCGTCGGAGCGTATCCAGTCGCTGGTCGCCGGCGCCCCCTACATCCTGGTGACCACCGGTGGCGGCGGCGATGGCGAAGAACTGATCGACTGGGTATTGAAGGCCTATGAGCAGCATGGGCAAAGCCTGCCGCATCGCGCCGTGCTGGTGCTGGGGCCGTTCATGAACCGCGAGGCCCGCGACCGGCTGCGCGCCCGGGCCCAGAAGCTCGACAAGATCGAGGCGCTGACCTTCGACGCGAACATAGAGACCCTGATGGCGGGCGCGCTGGGTGTGGTGGCCATGGGCGGCTACAACACTTTCTGCGAGATCCTGTCGCTCGACAAGCCGGCCGTCATCGTCCCGCGCACGGAGCCACGGCTGGAGCAGTTCATCCGCGCCGACCGGGCCGAAAGGCTGGGGCTGACCCGCATGCTGCTCGATCCCGGGCCCGATCGCAGCGCCGCCGCCATGGCCGATGCGCTGCGCGGCCTTGAGCACCAGCCTCACCCGTCTTCGGTAATGCCGGCCGGCATGCTCGACGGGCTGGATGCGGTCGCCGATCTGGTGGGCGCCGAGCTGGACCGGCGCGGCCGGCCCCAGACACGGATCCGGCAGGTGGCCGGCGGCAGTGCGGGCCCGATACAGACATCGCAGGTCGCAGCCGCCCCGGATGAGGAAACCTGGTCCGACGAGGCCGATTTCGGGACACGGCGCCGTGCGGCACCCTGA